The sequence gggagcagcacacagcctgggcagcactgaCATAGCAGGGGCTGTCcctttggggacatttctgCTCGCCTTCAGCACCAGAGACACAATTGCTCTGGAACTcaactgcagctctctgtgcaaTTCAGACTTTcttccctggaagcattcagcCTATCTTTGCACTCAGCTCAACTACTTACTCTTTCCAAGCCTGTGGAGCCATCCTGGATTGCATCAGGGAGCAGGATGATCATGCTCAGTTCATTACCCACATAGGGCAGCTCCAGGATTTTGGTCTGGAAGTCCCCAATGTAGGTCATGTTAAAATTTGCCTCCTTGAACATCATCTGCACAGGTTTGCTCTCGTTCTAGAAATCAAGAGATGCCAACAGTTAGTGCTGAGCTTCTCTGCTGGTCTCACACTACAAAGCAGCCAGCAACTCACTCATGGCCTTTTAGGATTTGACCAAAGGGAACTATCACACaccacagagcacagacaccACACTGTCCTTTGTTAATAACTAAAAATCCTgagatttcctttttaattattaaCGTAAAAATGTTTGGGAAGATTCCTTTAAGGTAAATTCATGTTCTCACTCTTTTGTTAACTTAAGAACTAGTGACAAGCACTAAAGTGAGCTAGTAATAAGCAGGGGCATTGTTCTTTGCAATAAATGAATAAGTTTTTTCAGTGTATGTATTGTTAGTCCATGTGGTTTTGTGTGGCTATAACAaagacttaaaatattttaaaatgtattcacTAAAACTACCAAGAAAGACCATTATTATGAATTCTTAATAGTCATGAGGATAGTAATAAGGGGAGAGATTctattctcattttcattttctgctatCTTATTCCATTTCCACATGGAGCATCAGTTACTATTGTTTAcatcattattttccttcttctcagtTTCAttgctttctctcttcccttcatGAGATTTTCACATAAGCAGCTTTTTGTAATTAAAGTAATGCCCACTGGAATAATGCCCAGAGAGAATATGTCAGTAATTATTTTGCAACAGCAGTTTCACATAAAAAGGATCGATatgcaaaaggaaaaccacaaagcaacagaaaatcATCCAGTGACTCATAAGACGTGAAGagtcacagaaataatttcacaaaatGTTGGAAATGTTCCTGGGATGTCAAAGTAACTCTTTGTTACTGAACAGCATGTAAAATAACTAGCTTAATGTTTCAGCTTACACCTTGCATTTCCAAATGTTCACGGAGGACAAGGTGTCAGGAACCAAACCTGTCTCTGAAGTGCTCTTGTACAGAGTATGGGGTGAACAGTAACACTCCCTTATTTAAAAGTGCTAGTAGCACTTAGAAGCCTTCCTGGATTTATTTCAccactgcagggagggacagtTTCCAGACAGGCATGAGAGCTTCAATTTTCCTCAATGGCTGCTTCAGGCAGGTGAGTTAAGGAAGGCACATTACCACTTCTTGTTCATGACTCCTGGAGGCCAACCCAGGGCTGCAAGGAATCCTGAGGGGCAGCCACGGCCTGCCCATGCCAGAGGCCAAGTCCTCCTCAAGAGCACTGATCTACTTCTAAAAACAAGGCTGCAGAGAACACAGGCCTTCAAaggaaatttgttttccatttcatatGGATTGGCTCAGGAGCAGAAAAGTTGCAGGGAAGCTCTGACTGAAGAAGACTTAAATTCACAAGTTTTCACACCGGTCTTTGTGCTATATGAAAGGTGCTAGTAATGATGTGAAAGTTCAGAGAAACTCAGCAAAGAGAGACTTCCAATGAAAGGGAGGGGACAGAAAGAATCTCATACATACCACTTAAGGTAACCCTGATTGAAAGATCTCATTTCTTCTCAAAGGTGATCATTTCAGGCTACTTCAGATTAACAGGTTATTGTCAGCATTTTAGCACATCATACCTTATTAATTTGGAATGGCCTCTCTCTGGTACTCTCTTTGTTGAACTGCTCTTCCCAGTTGCCTTTGAAATAGATGGCATTCACCAACACAAGCCTGCTCAGGGAATTCAGAATCCCCTCTGCCAACAGGTTCTGAATTTTACCTTTATGacacaaattaaaaacacacatgAATTAAGAGGTTTAAGTGGATCTAATGATTATCCAAGATAGTATCTGGTCTGCAAATAAACAATAGAGGAGAGAATCATGTACCAGGCACAGCAACAGCTCAGCATTTGAGCTGTTTGAATTCACAATCCTATATCCTGAACTAGGTGTTTACCCAGACAATGGCTCCCATTAAACACAACTGAGCCCTTGGAAAAGCACTCACCTTCAGTCCTTTCCTCCACCCAGACATTGATTTGTTTCCTGGAATCCTCCCAAGCCTGTAGGAAGTCCATCTGTTCCAGGCCAGCATGGTAGGATTTCTGACTGGACTCTATAAAAGACTAACAGGGACATTCACAACCGATTTTCAGCAAGAGATTTACTCTCCTTCAGACACAGGTGATTCTTGCATCCCCCAAGGAAATCTGCCAGCTTTCCTTCCCCGCTTCATATAGCTTAAACTTCTCACTGACAAGTTCCTTCTAGGATTTATACAACTTCTTTCAACTAGGAATTGTTATTAAATCAAATGGCTTATGCACTGTAGTAcggttattttttttcctgtttgtattTTATGCTTCAGGTACATATGATTTTATAAGTTGTTTCATCAGAGTTTTAATAAAAGATACATCAACCATTTGTCCCACAGCCAAACAGATGAAAGGATCACTGAACCCTCAAGTGTAGAGACTGATGGACTTTACCCTGCTTCACCATATTCAGAGCACGTGTTATTTAAAGGAGATTCTCCACTGAGTTCAGACACCAGTCTCTGGCAGAATCAATTACACTCCTGGATCTCAGCACAGAAACATTGGAAATCAAACCCCAAAGCCTGCCTTGACCTCCAGAGGAAAGAGGCACTAAGTACATTATCATAAGAAAAGCCACAAATTTAATGGCTACTTACTGGAAGAAACTCAAAAGTCTTTTCTCCATAGAGCCGGTTTGCAGTTCTCAGGATGTATTTGGTGTTTGGATCATTAATTTCAGAGAGAAGGGACTGATACCCATTGTGAGCATCCTGGGCATTCTTCAGAGAAAGCACCTGCACAAAGACAACATCTGCAGTGCTTGCACAAGTCATGAATTAGGGAGCAGCAGAGTCAGCAGTCctgattttccttccctcaAGGCAAGTgctacagcatcacagaatggttcaggtgggaagggacctgtGGGGGCATCTGCTACAAAGCCCTGCCCAAGCAGGGACATCTACTGCCCATAGTCCAGGACTGTGTCCAGATGGATTTTGAGTATTTCCAACTACAGCAACAAAAGTTTTTGAGAAACTTTTATtaatagtaaatattttttaaaaatacaggtttttacTCTCACTTTGCAAAAGAGCCCAATAACAGAACTAAAAGGACTGATTCTGCACTTAACTGTGTCAGGTCATATGTAAAGCACATGACAAGTACTATCTGCTACCTAAGGAAGTTTAAATCAAAAAACTAAACCACGCTTACAGTTTGACATTCAGTCACTGTGgactttatttttatgtctctggctatattttgaaaacatatgTTGTCTGATATTAAGCCCAAACAAAGAAGCAGAACATAATATTTTATGGAGCTGGAAATTGATCAAcctaaatgaaaacaaaaaagaaaataaaaacacatacCTCTCAAATACATATTAAAGATGATGTGTctcaaaaaaaccacaatatcCCCACACAACAAAACCCAGGAAACTCTTCATTTCATAATGAAGGAATGTCCCCTTTCAAATTCAATGAAAATTGATTGTCCTTACACAAACACCAGAGGaagagctctgctctctcaCACCACAGTGACAATCACACTTTAGCACAAGGGCATGTCACAGACTGGAAGACACATCTCTTCCTCATACGATCCCATCAAATGCAATCCACCAAGTTCATTTTGACCTACCTTGCTTATTTGGGCTTCAGTGCTACCTCTTGAACCCAGCAAAACCATagacaaagcagaagaaatactAAATGGTGAAAAGAACACATTCTGcctgcttttcatttcacacAGCTTTCTTAACAGGTCCACAGCAAAAGTGCTGTTTGCTGCACAAAGGCTTTCCATGCTTCCAAGCCTGGGACATCAAACACAGAACGAGAATGATTCAAACTTATTTGAATACAAATTAGTTCTTTCTACCTTCTACACTTCCCAGCATAAACTAGGCAGCAAAGGCTGGAAAATTATCAGCTCACTGGAGACTGACTTAGTGCC comes from Camarhynchus parvulus chromosome 2, STF_HiC, whole genome shotgun sequence and encodes:
- the LOC115914158 gene encoding serpin B6-like isoform X1, producing MESLCAANSTFAVDLLRKLCEMKSRQNVFFSPFSISSALSMVLLGSRGSTEAQISKVLSLKNAQDAHNGYQSLLSEINDPNTKYILRTANRLYGEKTFEFLPSFIESSQKSYHAGLEQMDFLQAWEDSRKQINVWVEERTEGKIQNLLAEGILNSLSRLVLVNAIYFKGNWEEQFNKESTRERPFQINKNESKPVQMMFKEANFNMTYIGDFQTKILELPYVGNELSMIILLPDAIQDGSTGLERLERELTHEKLIDWINPEMMDSTKVRVSLPRFKLEENYDLKPLLSSMGMPDAFDLGKADFSGISPGNELVLSEVVHKSFVEVNEEGTEAAAATAAVMQMRCAMIVPEFTADHPFLFFIRHNKTCSILFCGRFCCP